One window from the genome of Nicotiana sylvestris chromosome 9, ASM39365v2, whole genome shotgun sequence encodes:
- the LOC104217286 gene encoding probable inactive purple acid phosphatase 27, with translation MASFYSLYKTILFTLFVLLTSASSSSSSTYYLSNIVVNSTAEFINHTAISEFRILNRRVLAKCPDPNPYLSITTASNSSLSDEGFVTVHVSGVLLPSKGDWVGMISPSYSDVSSCPFNAIQYQQTGDLSQLPLLCHYPVKAQYLSKDPGYLRCKKKECKKYVKGSCVERSCSASLSFHVVNFRTDIEFVLFAGGFATPCILKTSNKLSFTNPKQPLHAHLSTIDSTGTSMRVTWVSGDRAPQQLQYGNGKSVPSKVSTFTQKDMCSAFPKSPAKDFGWHDPGFIHSAVMTGLNPSTTYSYTYGSDSAGWSGKINLKTPPAGGSDEVRFLAYGDMGKAPRDPSAEHYIQPGSLAVTKAMADEISSGNNVDSIFHIGDISYATGFLVEWDYFLQLITPVASHVSYMTAIGNHERDYVGTGSVYGTPDSGGECGVPYETYFQMPTAAKDKPWYSTEQGSVHFTIISTEHNWSHNSDQYEWMRKDMASVDRSRTPWLIFMGHRPMYSSVNGVFLKSVDEDFVKAVEPLLLANKVDLALWGHVHNYERSCAVYQKECKALPTKGAGGIDTYDNTNYTAPVHAVIGMAGFSLDKFPSDADKWSLVRIAEFGYVRVHATTKALRIEYVNANTRKLEDSFQITRS, from the exons ATGGCTTCCTTCTATTCTTTATATAAAACAATTCTCTTTACCTTGTTTGTGTTGTTAACCTCTGCTTCTTCATCTTCGTCTTCTACTTATTATTTGTCAAACATAGTAGTGAATTCAACAGCTGAGTTTATTAATCATACAGCAATATCCGAATTTCGGATACTGAACCGAAGAGTTTTAGCCAAATGCCCGGATCCGAACCCGTATCTCAGTATAACTACAGCCTCAAATTCAAGCCTTTCTGATGAAGGCTTTGTTACAGTTCATGTTTCTGGTGTTTTGCTTCCTTCTAAAGGCGATTGGGTTGGCATGATCTCTCCTTCATATTCTGA CGTATCGAGTTGCCCTTTTAACGCCATACAATATCAACAGACTGGTGATCTCTCTCAACTTCCACTCCTTTGCCATTATCCTGTCAAG GCACAATATTTAAGTAAAGATCCAGGTTATCTAAGGTGCAAGAAGAAAGAGTGCAAGAAATATGTGAAGGGCTCTTGTGTTGAGAGAAGTTGTAGCGCCTCACTCTCATTTCACGTTGTTAATTTTAGGACTGATATTGAGTTTGTCCTCTTTGCTGGTGGATTTGCCACTCCTTGTATCCTCAAAACATCAAACAAATTGAGTTTCACTAACCCCAAACAGCCTTTGCATGCTCATCTCTCAACCATCGACTCCACTGGAACATCT ATGAGAGTAACATGGGTTAGTGGGGATAGAGCACCTCAACAGCTGCAGTATGGAAATGGAAAATCTGTACCATCAAAAGTTTCAACGTTTACCCAAAAAGACATGTGCA GTGCTTTTCCCAAAAGTCCAGCCAAGGACTTTGGTTGGCATGACCCAGGCTTCATTCATTCCGCAGTAATGACAGGACTTAATCCTTCCACAACATACTCCTACACATATGGAAG TGATTCAGCTGGTTGGAGTGGGAAAATAAACTTGAAAACACCACCTGCTGGAGGATCAGATGAGGTTCGATTTCTGGCATATGGAGATATGGGCAAGGCTCCTAGGGATCCTTCTGCCGAGCATTATATTCAG CCAGGATCGTTGGCGGTGACGAAGGCTATGGCAGATGAAATATCATCTGGGAATAATGTGGATTCCATATTCCACATAGGCGACATAAGTTATGCCACAGGATTTCTCGTAGAGTGGGATTATTTCCTTCAACTAATTACTCCTGTTGCTTCTCATGTTTCTTACATGACTGCTATTGGCAACCATGAAAG GGATTATGTAGGAACAGGATCAGTGTATGGAACACCAGATTCAGGTGGAGAATGTGGAGTGCCTTATGAAACTTATTTTCAGATGCCAACTGCAGCAAAAGATAAGCCATGGTACTCCACTGAACAAGGAAGTGTTCACTTCACAATTATTTCAACTGAGCATAATTGGTCTCACAACTCAGACCAA TATGAATGGATGAGGAAAGACATGGCTTCAGTTGATCGATCAAGAACTCCTTGGTTAATTTTTATGGG GCATCGACCCATGTATTCTTCAGTTAATGGGGTGTTTCTTAAAAGTGTTGATGAAGATTTTGTCAAAGCTGTTGAGCCTCTACTACTGGCAAACAAG GTTGATCTAGCATTATGGGGACATGTTCATAATTATGAGAGGAGTTGTGCAGTATATCAGAAGGAATGTAAAGCATTGCCTACCAAAGGTGCAGGTGGAATTGACACTTATGACAATACCAATTATACTGCACCAGTTCATGCAGTTATTGGAATGGCTGGCTTTAGCTTGGACAAGTTCCCTTCTGAT GCGGATAAGTGGAGTTTGGTAAGAATAGCCGAATTTGGATACGTGCGAGTTCATGCAACAACCAAAGCATTGAGAATTGAA TATGTAAATGCAAATACTAGAAAGTTGGAAGACAGTTTTCAAATAACCAGAAGCTGA